A part of Ursus arctos isolate Adak ecotype North America chromosome X, UrsArc2.0, whole genome shotgun sequence genomic DNA contains:
- the RGN gene encoding regucalcin isoform X1, which produces MHFRKMQSGKVLAFEPSSEKGIGSIRGWGRAAGAGDLQAGEGPPMRELPAPPHLRGLGRRHKGRPSLPGAASSSRVTDTKSSPLTMSSIKIECVLRENCRCGESPVWEEASNSLLFVDIPAKKVCRWDSLSKRVQQVTVEAPVSSVALRQGGGYVATIGTKFCALNWEDRSAVALATVDKDKKNNRFNDGKVDPAGRYFAGTMAEETAPAVLERHQGSLYSLFPDHHVEKYFDQVDISNGLDWSLDHKIFYYIDSLSYSVDAFDYDLQTGKISNRRSVYKLEKEEQIPDGMCIDTEGKLWVACYNGGRVIRLDPETGKRLQTVKLPVVKTTSCCFGGKDYSEMYVTCARDGTDPEGLLQQPEAGGIFKITGLGVKGIPPYPYAG; this is translated from the exons atgCACTTCAGAAAAATGCAGAGTGGGAAGGTTCTGGCCTTTGAGCCGTCGTCGGAGAAGGGAATCGGCAGCatcaggggatgggggagggcagcaggagctGGTGACCTGCAGGCGGGGGAGGGGCCACCAATGAGGGagctgcctgcccccccccaccttcgGGGGCTAGGGCGCAGGCATAAAGGGCGGCCTTCCCTCCCCGGAGCAGCCAGCTCTTCGAGGGTCACGGACACCAAG AGCTCCCCGTTGACCATGTCTTCCATTAAGATCGAGTGTGTTTTGCGGGAGAACTGCCGGTGTGGGGAGTCTCCGGTGTGGGAGGAGGCATCCAACTCGCTGCTCTTCGTAGATATTCCTGCAAAAAAGGTTTGCCGGTGGGATTCGCTCAGCAAGCGCGTGCAGCAAGTGACTGTGG AGGCCCCCGTCAGCTCCGTGGCCCTTCGCCAGGGAGGAGGCTATGTCGCCACCATTGGAACAAAGTTCTGTGCTTTGAACTGGGAGGATCGGTCCGCGGTTGCCCTGGCCACGGTGGATAAAGACAAGAAGAACAATCGGTTCAATGATGGGAAGGTGGATCCCGCTGGGAGATACTTCGCGG GCACCATGGCTGAGGAGACGGCCCCCGCGGTCCTGGAGCGGCACCAGGGGTCCCTCTACTCCCTCTTTCCTGACCACCACGTGGAGAAGTATTTTGACCAGGTGGACATCTCCAATGGTTTGGATTGGTCCCTGGACCACAAAATCTTCTACTATATTGACAGCCTGTCCTACTCCGTGGACGCCTTTGACTACGACCTGCAGACAGGAAAGATCT CCAACCGCAGAAGTGTTTAtaagctggagaaagaagagcagattCCAGATGGAATGTGTATCGATACGGAGGGGAAGCTCTGGGTGGCCTGCTACAATGGAGGAAGAGTGATTCGTTTAGATCCTGAGACAG GGAAAAGACTCCAGACTGTGAAGTTGCCTGTTGTTAAAACAACTTCATGCTGCTTCGGAGGGAAGGACTACTCTGAAATGTATGTGACCTGTGCCCGGGACGGAACGGACCCCGAGGGTCTTCTGCAGCAGCCTGAAGCTGGTGGAATTTTCAAG aTAACTGGCCTGGGGGTCAAAGGAATTCCTCCCTATCCCTATGCGGGATGA
- the RGN gene encoding regucalcin isoform X2, whose translation MSSIKIECVLRENCRCGESPVWEEASNSLLFVDIPAKKVCRWDSLSKRVQQVTVEAPVSSVALRQGGGYVATIGTKFCALNWEDRSAVALATVDKDKKNNRFNDGKVDPAGRYFAGTMAEETAPAVLERHQGSLYSLFPDHHVEKYFDQVDISNGLDWSLDHKIFYYIDSLSYSVDAFDYDLQTGKISNRRSVYKLEKEEQIPDGMCIDTEGKLWVACYNGGRVIRLDPETGKRLQTVKLPVVKTTSCCFGGKDYSEMYVTCARDGTDPEGLLQQPEAGGIFKITGLGVKGIPPYPYAG comes from the exons ATGTCTTCCATTAAGATCGAGTGTGTTTTGCGGGAGAACTGCCGGTGTGGGGAGTCTCCGGTGTGGGAGGAGGCATCCAACTCGCTGCTCTTCGTAGATATTCCTGCAAAAAAGGTTTGCCGGTGGGATTCGCTCAGCAAGCGCGTGCAGCAAGTGACTGTGG AGGCCCCCGTCAGCTCCGTGGCCCTTCGCCAGGGAGGAGGCTATGTCGCCACCATTGGAACAAAGTTCTGTGCTTTGAACTGGGAGGATCGGTCCGCGGTTGCCCTGGCCACGGTGGATAAAGACAAGAAGAACAATCGGTTCAATGATGGGAAGGTGGATCCCGCTGGGAGATACTTCGCGG GCACCATGGCTGAGGAGACGGCCCCCGCGGTCCTGGAGCGGCACCAGGGGTCCCTCTACTCCCTCTTTCCTGACCACCACGTGGAGAAGTATTTTGACCAGGTGGACATCTCCAATGGTTTGGATTGGTCCCTGGACCACAAAATCTTCTACTATATTGACAGCCTGTCCTACTCCGTGGACGCCTTTGACTACGACCTGCAGACAGGAAAGATCT CCAACCGCAGAAGTGTTTAtaagctggagaaagaagagcagattCCAGATGGAATGTGTATCGATACGGAGGGGAAGCTCTGGGTGGCCTGCTACAATGGAGGAAGAGTGATTCGTTTAGATCCTGAGACAG GGAAAAGACTCCAGACTGTGAAGTTGCCTGTTGTTAAAACAACTTCATGCTGCTTCGGAGGGAAGGACTACTCTGAAATGTATGTGACCTGTGCCCGGGACGGAACGGACCCCGAGGGTCTTCTGCAGCAGCCTGAAGCTGGTGGAATTTTCAAG aTAACTGGCCTGGGGGTCAAAGGAATTCCTCCCTATCCCTATGCGGGATGA